GCATGGCTGATGCCCATGCTCTCGTGTTCACTGAAAGAAGGTCTCCAGCCTCCAAGGCTGTTTACTTTCCACCTTTCACAAGCATTGCTGTTATCACAATTTCTTTACTGTTGTGAGAAATTTCaaacaatacaaagaaatctTTAAAAGTTGCTTTAACTTTATTGAATGGTTGCCATTTCATTTTATGTTAGTGGTACCCTGCATTTGATAAATGTTTAGGCATACTCTCCATTTAACCTTCTGTTTTTGAATGCTAATCTCATTTAAAGGACCTGATCACCTTGTAAACACACTGACCTTCAAAGCGCAAATTTATTGAAGCCTGAATAGGGTAATTTTCCCATTACTTGCCCTATCATATAGTGAAAAAGTTAATCCTACAACATGTAACACAAAATTACTTTCCTTTTGTCCACCTGCCAAGAGGATCTGAAAACCCTGTATCTAACATATTTAAAGGGTATTAAAATGTTTTTGGAAAGATCAAAgagaaacttttaaaaacagtggtatttcatttcattttatttttaacgtGCACACAATATTGTTCCAAGGTCACTTTAGTTTAATAGCCTCTATGGCATTTCAATGGCAATATCTCAAAAATCAATTTTACGTTTAATGAATACATCACACAGTGAAATCTACACCACACACAATGCAGTTGCAACTTCCATGGCTCCAGAACGTTTTAAAAGCTTCAAATAGGTTCCattacacacatttcatttcacAGCCATCATTAGCATCATCAGTTAAACAATGAAATCAAAACGTGTTTCGGAAACTGGGCCTCCCATTATCAAGAGAAGCATTTAACACGGTAGGTAACTTTTTGAGGATCTGGATGCAGCGCTTGCAGAGCTGTCTTTATCACGATCTTCAAAATAGTGTTGCTCTATTCTCCTGCAAAAGGCCACAAGGTTGCTGTAGTTTTTCACTTTTTCAGAGAGTTCATCACTGGTCAGCTGAGTAGTAAGAATTGTGAACAGGTGTCCAAATACCAAAGCATCTAACTCTGTTGGCCTataaagaaacagaaataaaggGCCTCTTGGAGTCAAAAAACCCCACTGAAAACCTTACAGAGACAATCCTACTGtacttggatttaaaaaaattaactcaAAAACCAAAGTATTTTCACAAAGTAATCAAACTGGTCATATTTAACCAAGCAAAGCACAAAATTTAACAAATTTTGTAAGAATTTAATACTGCAGAACCTCacagttacaaacaccagagGTACAAACTGACCAGTAAACCATACACCTGGTTTGAAACCAGAAGTACGCCATCAGGAAGCAGCAGAGccccattaaaaaaaagacaaatacaaTCACagtattaaaaaaatatataagatttaaaataatatttacaaCACAATGGTTTTTCTGCTTGTTTCATTTGAATTGAGCAGGTtaaaagcaggattttttttttcctgaataatAAAGTTTCAACATTGTAGCATGGCAAGTTAACGTTtggctgtaaacttttgaaaaaacagctaTGTTTTGTTCAGAGTCCTGAACAAACTCCATTCCCAAGATGTTCAGgactctgagattctactgtatttTATAAAAACATTAACAAATTTTGACCTGAATTCTCAATGTTCTGCTCAGTTCTCCCACTAAcagatggggggaagggggtgtttaaaacaaaatacctTTTCAGAAAATGCATCAAGTCTACCCACCAACTTGTTTGTCCGGTACCAACTGTTCCTCATTTTTGAGGGGACAAAGTCTGctttcccagcccccagcaggtaCTGTGCATAACAAAACTACCGTTCAAACAGAATGGCACTCTTTAAAATAGCAAAAACCCCACATCTCTCCAGGGCTCTTCAGCCACCAAAACACCTTGACTAAAGAGGAAACCTAACTACCCCATACCAGGCCATCtcttctgtgtttttaaaaaagactaaACAAATGGAAATAAACCCTGTAACCAAAGTCACAACAATCCAAAGAacagtggtttgtttttttgttttttttgaagtcTACAGTCATACCCATGGCTGTGTGTTTGCAAACCTTTTATAGCTTGACCTTCATGAACTTTTGCAGCACTGGTCTATATGCAGACATAAATCCCCAAACAAACATTTTCCTTGCGTATTTTTAACAATTTTCTTTACTAATGTCCAAGAACTACATACTAAGAAATGAGCTAGGATATTTAATTAGGCGAATTATTGAGAAATTCTTCTACTTACAGCTTACAGACAAAAACATTGTAAAAATTTTAAAGGTTGAAAGTGTGTGTTATGAAGTCCAGCTAACACTCCCAAAATAGTACTTCTCTCtccctcaaacacacacacacacacacacacacagccaccccaTTACAAAAGACAGTTCAGAATGCCTCCAAGTGTAGCTGCAATTCAGTTTCAGTTTGTTCTCTACTAACATGTAAATCTTACAGCATTCAGCCTCATCCAATTACATTGCCCACCTAATCTTAGCTTTGATTCTTGCCTCTCTGCCCCTGGAGATTTGGGAAAGTATTAAAGCCTGCTACTTGAGGCATTTCTCCATCCCCACTTAATGAACTGGGAATCAGAAACTGAGCCTTCTACATGTTGGCTTGGACAACCATGAAACAAATAGTTGATGTGTCCCAGTTCCTCCTTGCTTTCTGATTCTGTGACATGGCTGAAAAAGACAATTGCTTTGACACATGCTTCTCAcgcagatgtagcctcagtgcaTAATGTCACACACTGATTTAATTAAAGTGTCTTGGTAATTTCCCCATTAATTGTCAACCCACCAAAAATACCTAAAACTGTCTGCCAACTATTCCCACGTCCAGGGAAACGTAAaggcagctttaaaacaaacacacacattgcaCTTGGAATGTACATTATTTATGTAACTTCATGGTTCATATGGCATGCTGATAGGTGCAGTCCATGCAAACATTCAACATTAGTTTAAATCCACAATCATGACAAGAATATTTTCGCGGAAAGTACACACTAACAAACAACATCTCACGTATGGCACACCTGGGTCTGAAAACGCCCAGAACAGTACTCTCCCACACAAATCACAGCTacaacaggttgaacttctctagtccggaACTCTCTTATCccacaacatccgtaatctggcacaattttagttagctggatgaccacttaccatgggtgtggccaagtttcctgaggtctcaaagtttgttttcaaacaccactcctggctctgtgttccatgctgttgtttagccctaatttatccttaaatgtcttttaagagcccagtaagcagtagaagtgttggtaatgctgctagacatccTTGGCCTCccttggttcagcaaattctctttcagcaccagtcaggttccaagggtgccagactagagaggttcaaactgtactctGTAATCAATCCTTTCTTGCATGAAGATCAGCATTTCCCTACGGTCATATGACTTTTCAGGCATTTTCATGCTAACtcaagagtgtgtctacactgcaatccaAGGTATGAATGAAGCACAGGCAGACATAGCCACACCAACTTTACCTGCAACAACAGTAGCAGATTTGCATACACACCACAGCCCAGTCTGTGAACATTGCCGTGTCATTTGAATTAAATTTCAGCGCAGGcttcagaggagattggaacataAAGATGGGAAAAGATAATGAAGGtcgggagagagtcatgggaaggtttggataaaggagaaaaaaaaataagtaagtGAGGCGAGAAACTACTAGAATTTGCTACGgcgcatgagatggtgatctgcaacatgagattccaacaaaaggactataagaagtggacatggcgattgaatgacaagaagtccaagaacacgtcagatatgatcttgataagaagaagatgggtaacatcaatacagcagtgccgaacttccTAAGGAGCAGATGtggactcggaccacagtctagtgattgtgaACATCTAGATGAAActcaaaggaaaaaatatatgATACAGTTCAAGAAATGAACAGCCGttgtgagggaaaaaaaaggaatgtgtacagagcagcactggAAGAGAAGATCACaaatgtgggcacagagaaaggtctagataagagagtcaaaaggatagccacagcaatagaagaggcaattgagcagatggttccaGAAGATCAACAAAAAGTGGATTACACAGAAGATGCTGAAGTTGGCCTCAGAAAGAGCGCGTTGAAGTTCAGAAGGGATGTTcccaagagggcagaacagcaatatagagtgaaacgCAACAAGGTAAAAAAAAGCAtccagaatggataaggcaaaatggttagaggagcagtgtgaagataccgAGAGGTATTAGGGTGAGTGGAAGATCAGAGGGGTGTACAAaataattaggaatattaataggaagtggcagcagaAGCAGATGGCAGAAGAGAACAACGAGGTACTCATGAACACGGAAaaggttgtgcagcgatggacgagatattgcagtGATCTGTAGAAAGCACAGGTGGACCCGAGtgtttcagagagactgatcCAAGAACTGAAAAAGACATCTCCGCCAAGCATCAAGAGAAAGACCAATATTCGATGGAGGAAATAGAAACAGCAGTGAaaagactaaagaacaacaagagccctggaattTATAACATCATGCGACacatgatcaaatacagtggagagagtatgattcaggaaatacaccgactaatGTAATATAGCTtcgaaagaagggaaggcacctctGGAATGGATAAGATCCATACtcgtgacaatacacaagaaaggaagcacactggagtgcaagaaccgCAAAACGATTGCCCTAATGCATCGTCCAGGCAAGGTGCTGAGGATGATACtcatggagagactgagatcacagaaagAAGAACATGTAGCGAATGAGCAAGCGAAACTCAGGAAACAGAGAAGTACCATACAGgggatattggcactaagactgatagcacagaaagctcaacaaaagagcatctacaattgcttcgtcaattttcacaaggcatttgacagtatagatcagtaAGTGATTTAGGCGGTGTTGGagctgtatggagtggatagcaaactGATATGGCCCTTAAAGAATCTCAataacaatgcagaggcagcagtgagaatgtgcagagagttgggaagctagtttagaatgagtagaggtatgagacaaggcgatccaatattgccgagtatcttcatcatgcacgtagagagagcaatggacaagttCAAGGAAGGGGTAGAAGTGATATCGGTGCATGGGATCGGACTtcacaacttgaggtttgcaatTGCATagttatcatcgaggaagataaagagaagctTGTGAGAATAGTGCAGATGCTAAataaggaagggaagcggtatggactgatcaTGAACATCGATTAAATGAAgataatggtatttggaaataaggaaacaggaaggaagatcagtataggTGGGATCAAACTtcagaatgtagagaagttcctGTACGATGTGGATCAACaggatgtatgatctagactgtaaggagggaatagcgactagaatagcgaaagcaagagcaagtctgaaggcgatggataagacctggaaaagcgaagtgattagcttaggaacgaagccaAGTGTCTTCAAAACATgcgtgttcagcagcatgttgtacagatgtgagacatgggtgataaaagattTTAAGAGAAGAATATAGGCATTTGAGAGGAGTAGTTATACAAAAATTCTGAGAATAAGGATGGATGCAGagggtcatcaatgaggaattatataggaagacacagccaaaggAGAACCTACAGCAGAAGGTTATAcgatggaagctacagctatttgggcatatctgcagaatgaacgacgagtGAAAcgtcaagactctggtatttggcataatagaCGGCAGACCCCCAAGAATGGGTAGACGATATAAtagattgatgtggagctagtctacagaaattaagccccTCTGCATTGTATAagcaaagatggaaggaaataatgagaccTATGGTGGTTGTTATTGTTAATGATGACGATGTTTATGATGATTGGCTAACAGCAGGAGTATTTACCCAGGGTCCCCAGTGTGCCTGTTCAGGTGTTGCTGCTATTTTTAGTTGTGCTACCACTCATAAAAGCAACTGTGGCATATATACCTgagctgcaatgtagacattgCCTGTGTCATTTGAATTAAACTGTGCAAGAAGTTCTGTTAGTCAAAATACAGCATGTTAATTCTCCTTGGGACGCATTAAGGCGTCTACACTTATAGGTATCATCAGTGAAAGGGTCAATGTATGCTAACAATTACATGGATTATTGCTTAGTTACCTATGAAAACTACAGATTTCTGGTTTTTTTCACTGTACATTTTTAACTGATATAAGTTATTGCATATTCTGTATCACATACTAGAAAATAGAAATAAGACTATAAACACTAGAGAAAATCTATGAAATATTTTATGGAAACTTAGTAGCTTTTGCAATATTTACAATTACTTTGTAATTTCTGAAGTTCTTATATATGCACTTTATGGATTCATTCCCACATGTTCCCTAACTTCTTGTTAGTtattaaaataaggaaaaaattGTACCCATTCAGCGATGTTCTGGAGAGTAATATACCTACAGTACATTACATTTCCATATAAAGTAACTTACTGCTTATTGAAGAAATATGCTTGTGTTCCTAGTCTTTGAGAGAGAGCTTGACAACACTGATCTACGTCTTCCAACACCTAAACCAAACGAAAGATTAGTAGCTAAGTAGCCAGATGAGAACACAATTATCTACAAAGTAGCTCCCTTATTGCACACATAACAGTAAGCATTTGTAATAAATGACTACATCAACTATACAGAGCATAGATGTTAGGCAGATTCAGATTAGAAATCTTATTTTTCAGATTTTAAATGACAAGTACACTGTCGACAAAAGGAAAGTTGTTAAAATTTGCCTATTGTCAGTAACTGGGTAAAATTAAAAACTTGTACTTCTACGtgtctttgctttttttcttggaaaaaatACATCTCCAAGAAAAAGTGACAATCTTGTAAAGGGACCTCATTATCTTCACATGGGAATCACAGTCCGACTGCTAATCCCTTTTCAAGATCATGGTGTACAGTTATCTAGCACGGAGATACATATTCATGAGAAAACATCTTTCATTTTTCTCAGATTGCATGTGTGATTTCAAGTTTATTGCTGCTGAAGCTAGAGACATGGATTCCATagacaattttttaaatgtacagagTTGCATAATGCATATATTTTATGAAACATTGGAAATAAAATATTGCTTCTCTGAAATTTGACActtttgatattttaattttcttttcattgcTGGAAGgttagtttaagaaaaaaaaagaatgaagaatTCAGCTTTAGCTATTTATCTGACTGACCTGTTCAAGTGACTTGCCAGCCCATCCAATGGCTTTCATCTTACGTCTGACCTCCCACTGTTTCTGATAAGCCAAAATGCGATTGAGAGGCCAAGGATAAGGAGATCCATATCTTGGATGAGtaatctttgtttaaaaataaattaaataaataaataaataaataaatcaatcacattttttaaaaaacaactggTCAAACTGCTATTTAAAAACAGTGATGGATCAGAAGGCACTGACATTGGCTTTAGTAAAATACTAAGAATTTTTTCAACACAGAAATGCATAGTTTGTAGCCTAAGAGAAAGAAACCATTTACTCGATTATCTTAAAATTACATAAAATCCTATGTACTTTGCAACCTGCTACCTTCAGTAATGACACATAGCTTCCCTAAAACGTATATGCAAGCAAAATTAAAGTGAAAAACTGTATCATTAGTGGTATAAACCTCCATGTTTCATTTATGAGTAGGGACCTGCAGTTGTGAGCAAAAGTGTTTTCTCATTAAATTTTAATTAAGATAAATGCTGCAGAACCACTCACCTCCACTACTGTAGTATCATCACACCACTGAAGATAcaactgcggggggggggggggagaaaaaaagaacaCTTCTTTATTCTTAACTTTAATACAAACAACTGAGCAGTCTAACTACTGATGTTTTAAAGTTAACAGCTATCCCCACAAATATTTTAAGTCTAACAGTATCTTCTATGAACACAAACGAGAAGTTAATGGTGATGCTTGCAAGACAAAAGCCTGACTGCTAATTCTCTTGAACAGCCTGCCGATCAGATTTGAATTAAGATGGAGATCAGAACATGCTAtgtaacagtggttctcaaaactTTTGTACGAGTTTGCTCTTTCGCATAGCAAGCCTCTCATTAAGACCCCCCCCTTTGTAAATTAAAAACACCATCAAACATTGGAGACAAAGCAGGATTAGAGATGGAAGCAGGCAGCTCGTGACAACCCACCCCATAATAACCCTGTGGGCCCCTGAGGGGTCCAGACCCCCAGTTTAAGAATCCCTGACATATAAATTATGAGTCAACTTTCATTACAATGACATGGTTAGTCTTCATAAACTCACCATTTTGTACAACAAAAATCAACCCCAATTCATGAAGTTTTCATAAGACTGTGTAAAGAGATCACAAAGAACATGAAGTTCTGTTCTTATCAAGTCTGTAGCCTATGAGTGGAAGTACTATTTCCCAATCTAAGAACTTGAAAATAAAATACAACTATTTTCCACAAGGAAAAACCCTACATTTTTGCCCATTTATCACCTACTCACAAAATCAACAAATTATTATGGTTTGCTGTACCTCTGCTGTCAATAGCATATTATTGACTAATTCCATGTAGGCTTTCATCTCAGCTTTTTGGACTTCATCCAACCCATCACTGAGTGAATGGCCCTAAGGGGGCAAAAGAATATACAACCCTGTAAGAAACGATATTACAATATTCAGCTAAGGCTTGTGCCAAAGCCCACAAAAGTCAATGAGCTTCAGATCAGGTCTTGCTCTCCCTATATAGTTCATTAAATCATAAAATAGGCAGATAAATATTATGAATTACCTTCCACACTAAAAATCACCttctatattaaaacaaaaaaatttatgTTGCAATATAATCAAATACAAAAGACAAATATAGATTTATTTTCAGCTATAGAACTACTGGGCATTTCTTTCTCAGCTTTGTACAACTTGATTTCATGGGTTCACTATTACTATTATGTCTTCCATGGAAAAAAAAGTTGATGACAGTTTATCAAAATATGCTACTTAATAGACACTGCACtacaaggaaggaaaaaaacagtaTAAAAACCAAACAGATTAGTTGAAATTTCAGGGCTCAAGCAaacactatgggtgcatctacacttgcattcctctttcaaaagaggtatgcaaatgaggggaatcaaaaatgcaaataaggtgtatgtttgcatatttggcacctaatttgcatattaggcacctaatttgcatattatttcaaaaaataaaaccagcgtagacactgctttttcgaaagtaaaccccatccttAAAATAATCCTTATCCCCATTgtataaagggaagaaggattcttttgaagatgggattaactttcaaaagagcagccatctacactggttttcatctttcaaaagaagctcttttgaagtaatatgcaaatgaggtgccaaatatgcaccttttttgcatttctgatttccctcatttgcatgcctctttcgaaagaggaatgcaagtgtagacgcaccctatgtgtCTTTTCTAAATGTACTACACACAGAAGCCAAAACACAAGCGCAACTGCAAGATCTAGGTTGCTTTCTAGCTTCTTATTAAGATGAAATCCTGCACTTTCAGCTCGATTTCTACAATTTGAATAAATGCCAGAGAAAAATATccccatattattattattacaaaccCCAGTACACCATATTTTCCTTAAGCAGGTGGTGACTCCTTGCACTGGGTAAAAAATATTTGCCATATCGTGAAAAAGCAGATACCTTTACTACTTTACTCTCTTAAAATGAAAGATTTCGTCAGAGGAAGCTAAATGAGTGCAAATACTAAAAGAAGTTACCATTGTATTTACCACTTTATGATGTACTTTTGATATCCTTACCTTGGCTTTAACAAACTGGACTATGGGGCCAAGTTCAGATACGACTTGATTTCCTACACGAATAAAGGGTACTTTGCCTGCAGTAAGATACAGTACACGTTTAGTAAATTAAAGCTTTCTATACATACAGTTACTTTGGACATCATGCTTTTGAAGTTTCACTTTAACACAGTGGTCCTCAAACGTTTCACCATtacaccctccccaaccccctcagcctcctccccctGTAGAAGCAGGGGTGCAGTTCAGGACAAAAAGAGGTGGTGGACAGAAGTAAGGAAGCTGAGGCTGTGTAGCTGTGACAAAGCGGAGTCATAGCTTGAGGGGCAGATAGGCGTGTTGAGGTTtgaggtggggcttgggctgggtgCTGCAAGTTAGTCGCACCAGGTAGcccgggctgcagctgggtgcagatCCATGACAAGGCTGAGGTGGGGACAGTGCCCAAAAAGAGCTGAGACAGACCACGGTTGCGTGGCACTTCCTCTGCATCCTCTGTGGAGGCTGGTCCAGGCCATACCATGCCCCCCTGACGGTTCCTTCATGTGGGAGAGAAGAAGGGGGAGAGTGTGcaccccacagtttgggaaccattaCAATAACTTGCAAATATTTGTTATAATACAAAATGTATAAATCTATATCCAATAATAAATTAATCC
This portion of the Carettochelys insculpta isolate YL-2023 chromosome 8, ASM3395843v1, whole genome shotgun sequence genome encodes:
- the MTX2 gene encoding metaxin-2 isoform X1 is translated as MSLVAEAFVSQIAAAEPWPESAALYQQLKEEQILLSDNASSLAVQAFLQMCNLPVQVVCRANAEYMSPSGKVPFIRVGNQVVSELGPIVQFVKAKGHSLSDGLDEVQKAEMKAYMELVNNMLLTAELYLQWCDDTTVVEITHPRYGSPYPWPLNRILAYQKQWEVRRKMKAIGWAGKSLEQVLEDVDQCCQALSQRLGTQAYFFNKQPTELDALVFGHLFTILTTQLTSDELSEKVKNYSNLVAFCRRIEQHYFEDRDKDSSASAASRSSKSYLPC
- the MTX2 gene encoding metaxin-2 isoform X2 — translated: MCNLPVQVVCRANAEYMSPSGKVPFIRVGNQVVSELGPIVQFVKAKGHSLSDGLDEVQKAEMKAYMELVNNMLLTAELYLQWCDDTTVVEITHPRYGSPYPWPLNRILAYQKQWEVRRKMKAIGWAGKSLEQVLEDVDQCCQALSQRLGTQAYFFNKQPTELDALVFGHLFTILTTQLTSDELSEKVKNYSNLVAFCRRIEQHYFEDRDKDSSASAASRSSKSYLPC